The stretch of DNA NNNNNNNNNNNNNNNNNNNNNNNNNNNNNNNNNNNNNNNNNNNNNNNNNNNNNNNNNNNNNNNNNNNNNNNNNNNNNNNNNNNNNNNNNNATAGGGAGTCTTGAGTTGTTAGATTGCTTCCTTGCACTTGCAATGCTTCGCTGTATTATCAGTTTGGGGAAATTTATTCGTTGCACTCGCAACGCTTCGTGGTTTTGACAGATTGCTTCGTTGCATTTGCAAGGCTTCGTGGTTTTGATGCGAGAAAACTAAGCTATTTTCCCCATCTCCCCCGCTCCCCCGCTCCCCCGCTCCCCCGCTCCCCTGCCCCCCTGCCCAAGAACTCCCCCTCCCCAAGCTAATCCCCGCTAGAGTCAGGGTAGTGGTGGCGAATTTGTTCAGCTTCGGGACAATCGTCCGAGACTAGGGGCTCGTAGTTGCTTCGCGACACCGAAGCTAACTTTTGGCTGATAGCGCCAATACTTTCTAAGCGCACCATCTCTTCCCAAGAACAAACTTCGTCTTCTTCATCGGTTTCGTAGCGCAGCGTCACCAAATCTCCCTCTATATCCAAGATCCGAGCGCGCTCAATCCAACGCTGCTGATCCCGCAAGAAAATACAAACCTCACGACCATCACAACAGAGTTGATAGATTTTGCGCTGTAGCATTTGTTATT from Kamptonema formosum PCC 6407 encodes:
- a CDS encoding DUF6679 family protein; amino-acid sequence: MLQRKIYQLCCDGREVCIFLRDQQRWIERARILDIEGDLVTLRYETDEEDEVCSWEEMVRLESIGAISQKLASVSRSNYEPLVSDDCPEAEQIRHHYPDSSGD